One Candidatus Korarchaeum sp. genomic region harbors:
- a CDS encoding geranylgeranylglycerol-phosphate geranylgeranyltransferase, with amino-acid sequence MRKLKAYIELSRPKNAFMSILGAATGWINSTGTYDWKFPLTCLIPPLILMAGNAVNDYFDAPVDAINKPHRPIPSGKISRREALTFYVILSLAGVTLSFLLGPLEFIIAAVFSSAWYAYARWLKRTGVPGNIIVSLGVAFTLIFGSIAAGNLAMKVLVFSSVAFTSNLAREFVKTIEDVTGDSINDIRTIAVRIGIRRTGVLTAMVLSCVMILASVPVFAGLVGLPYLLLSVALSLPLVGLAAIKCVQPTLAEEARGVSNLIKASMFLGLLGMLIDPML; translated from the coding sequence GTGAGGAAACTCAAGGCTTACATAGAGCTCTCAAGACCTAAGAACGCGTTCATGTCAATCTTAGGGGCTGCAACAGGGTGGATCAACTCAACAGGTACCTACGATTGGAAGTTCCCTCTCACCTGCCTAATCCCTCCTCTGATCTTGATGGCAGGGAATGCGGTTAACGATTACTTCGACGCACCGGTGGACGCAATAAATAAGCCTCACAGACCAATACCCTCGGGCAAGATATCTAGAAGGGAAGCTTTAACTTTCTACGTGATCCTTTCTCTAGCTGGAGTAACCCTAAGCTTCCTACTAGGTCCTCTGGAGTTCATCATAGCTGCAGTTTTCTCATCGGCATGGTACGCTTACGCTAGATGGTTGAAGAGAACTGGAGTGCCGGGAAACATTATCGTGAGCTTAGGAGTCGCCTTCACCCTGATATTCGGATCGATAGCAGCTGGAAATCTCGCGATGAAGGTATTGGTGTTCTCCTCAGTAGCCTTCACATCGAACCTCGCTAGAGAATTCGTGAAAACAATTGAAGACGTAACCGGAGACAGTATCAACGACATCAGGACCATAGCAGTGAGGATAGGCATCAGGAGGACCGGAGTCCTTACAGCAATGGTACTCTCATGCGTGATGATTCTCGCGTCAGTACCCGTGTTCGCGGGACTAGTAGGATTACCGTACCTCTTGCTCTCCGTAGCTCTATCATTACCTCTAGTGGGTTTAGCAGCGATCAAGTGCGTTCAGCCGACTCTCGCGGAGGAGGCTAGGGGCGTGAGTAACTTGATAAAGGCATCCATGTTCCTAGGGCTCTTGGGGATGCTGATAGATCCGATGCTGTGA
- a CDS encoding Gfo/Idh/MocA family oxidoreductase, with product MRVGVVGCGWFGAAHARVYRTIGDAKLVAVADKDENSARRLAESYHVNHYTSVEEMISKESLDAVSIVVTPQHLFEVTKVALESGLSVLTEKPIVTSRSELSSLSSLANRGGIFMPGFIELFNPAVIKLKELLDEGAIGRISSISSRRAGRLPKKVLGWKIGVTLDLAIHEIYVHRFLMGERPKYVKAYTARLLNEGDGEDLAILIASYGNGVVTITEANWLTTAGIRQMTITGGDGTISLDYADQSLRIDKKEDTYIPRLRRDEPLYRELSHFINSVKEDREPYFNFKFAEEVLDVIFEAMERSESI from the coding sequence GTGAGAGTCGGAGTGGTAGGATGCGGATGGTTCGGCGCAGCCCATGCCAGAGTCTACAGGACCATAGGGGATGCTAAACTAGTTGCCGTAGCCGATAAAGATGAGAACTCCGCGAGAAGACTAGCGGAGAGTTACCATGTCAATCATTACACATCAGTTGAGGAGATGATATCTAAGGAGTCCCTGGATGCCGTAAGCATCGTAGTTACACCACAGCATCTCTTCGAGGTCACTAAAGTGGCGTTAGAGTCAGGGTTGTCTGTCCTAACGGAGAAACCGATAGTTACCAGCAGATCCGAATTATCTTCCCTGTCTTCCTTAGCTAATAGAGGAGGCATCTTCATGCCGGGCTTCATAGAGCTCTTCAACCCAGCTGTCATCAAGTTGAAGGAGTTACTCGATGAGGGAGCCATAGGGAGGATATCCTCCATCTCCTCCAGGAGGGCTGGAAGACTTCCGAAGAAGGTTTTGGGATGGAAGATAGGAGTTACCCTGGACTTAGCGATCCATGAGATCTACGTCCATCGCTTCCTCATGGGTGAGCGTCCGAAATACGTAAAGGCCTACACAGCTAGACTCCTGAATGAGGGGGATGGCGAGGATCTCGCTATACTGATAGCCTCCTACGGGAACGGTGTCGTTACCATCACGGAGGCTAACTGGCTGACCACAGCCGGGATAAGGCAGATGACGATCACCGGAGGGGATGGGACCATCTCGCTGGATTACGCTGACCAATCCTTGAGGATCGATAAGAAGGAAGATACATATATACCTAGATTGAGGAGGGATGAACCCCTTTACAGGGAGCTCTCACACTTCATCAACAGTGTGAAGGAGGATAGGGAACCTTATTTCAACTTCAAATTCGCTGAGGAGGTCCTTGACGTGATCTTCGAAGCCATGGAGAGGAGTGAGAGTATATGA
- the endA gene encoding tRNA-intron lyase, with protein MSKTLYKGFLIDGKIYVKEDFEKLYKQGYGEISGNELEIHPLEAAYLVWSQRMEVLDDEGRSLDLRGLLSMILPDPSNFLKYIVYSDLRRRNRVVVYERATEFLRLYPKGASIGEASAKQLILPLSEDQPVPHSYLLDSLERAVRLRKELVLAVVDDEMNVTYYTAEKFIPKSRERDFNGISPKYGVLIGDRVLVFEEPGDLYAKGFWGHPIGIAKPEPFKLYDSPLQLSLVEALYLVSRGKMEVREPKGNALGIEELRRRFSQVRDNARIKEVVHTYWRDLGYVPKAGSKYGVDYIIYERGPGLEHAPYLCIAGPLDGKVRPVDLIRAGRLATSVRKELVVSLVSDDKVSNYKIKWFKP; from the coding sequence ATGAGCAAGACTCTCTACAAGGGGTTTCTGATAGATGGGAAGATTTACGTTAAGGAGGACTTTGAGAAGCTCTACAAACAAGGTTACGGGGAGATCTCCGGCAATGAGTTAGAGATCCATCCTCTAGAAGCCGCTTATCTAGTTTGGAGTCAGAGGATGGAGGTCCTCGATGATGAGGGAAGATCTCTAGATTTGAGAGGTTTACTAAGCATGATCTTACCCGATCCAAGTAATTTCCTCAAATACATCGTTTACAGCGACCTCAGGAGGAGGAACAGGGTGGTCGTCTACGAGAGAGCTACTGAGTTCCTAAGGTTGTACCCGAAGGGGGCATCCATAGGTGAAGCCTCGGCTAAGCAGCTCATCCTCCCCCTTTCCGAGGACCAACCCGTACCCCATTCCTACCTCCTCGATTCCCTAGAGAGGGCGGTGAGGCTCAGGAAGGAACTCGTTTTAGCTGTCGTCGATGATGAGATGAACGTCACCTACTACACCGCTGAGAAGTTCATCCCGAAGTCCAGAGAGAGGGACTTCAACGGTATCTCGCCCAAATATGGGGTGCTGATAGGAGATAGGGTCTTAGTCTTCGAGGAGCCTGGAGATCTTTACGCTAAGGGTTTCTGGGGCCATCCTATAGGGATAGCTAAACCTGAACCCTTCAAGCTCTACGACTCCCCCCTCCAGCTGTCCCTAGTAGAAGCCCTCTACCTGGTGTCTAGGGGAAAGATGGAGGTTAGGGAGCCCAAAGGTAATGCTCTAGGGATAGAGGAGTTGAGGAGGAGGTTCTCCCAAGTTAGGGATAACGCTAGGATCAAGGAGGTCGTTCACACCTACTGGAGAGATTTAGGGTACGTTCCAAAGGCCGGTTCAAAGTACGGAGTGGATTACATAATTTACGAGAGGGGCCCCGGCCTCGAGCATGCTCCTTACCTCTGTATAGCGGGCCCACTGGATGGGAAGGTAAGACCCGTGGATCTCATAAGAGCGGGAAGGCTAGCTACATCGGTCAGGAAGGAACTCGTGGTCTCTCTGGTCTCCGATGATAAGGTCTCCAATTATAAGATAAAGTGGTTCAAGCCCTGA
- the hjc gene encoding Holliday junction resolvase Hjc, with protein MGVRRKGIRAERDLLEKLWKLGVGAVRVAGSGVSTYPSTDIVAGFKGRIAVIEVKVSSKEVIYIPPEEVRSLSLLAEVMGADPWFAVKFTSDRRGGFHMLRLSEARELRSGYLAIDTDLVRDKGISVEEFVHKLRA; from the coding sequence ATGGGTGTCAGGAGGAAGGGCATAAGAGCTGAGAGGGATCTCCTGGAGAAGCTCTGGAAACTTGGGGTGGGCGCTGTCAGGGTCGCTGGAAGCGGTGTCTCGACCTACCCCTCGACTGACATAGTGGCTGGGTTCAAGGGAAGGATTGCGGTCATAGAGGTGAAGGTGTCCTCGAAGGAGGTCATATACATCCCCCCGGAAGAGGTTAGGTCTCTCAGCTTGCTCGCGGAGGTTATGGGGGCAGATCCATGGTTCGCCGTTAAGTTCACCTCGGATAGGAGGGGTGGTTTCCATATGCTTAGGCTTAGTGAGGCTAGGGAGCTGAGATCCGGATACTTAGCGATAGACACGGATCTAGTGAGGGATAAGGGGATCTCAGTCGAGGAATTCGTACATAAACTCAGGGCTTGA
- the map gene encoding type II methionyl aminopeptidase gives MREEEVEILIRLGEVHSSILEGLLTKVREGTKLIDIAEESESKIREEGYEPAFPTNISLNQTAAHYTPFPGDEGTVTSGSIVKLDMGSHRNGLIVDAARTVALDDRYEEMVDVAREAVMRSLSKILPGSKLIEVSEVIYETIVSSGYKPISNLTGHKIEVYKLHAGVDVPNVPVRGNYRIREGDIFAIEPFVTLPDSKAYVVPLEEPLIFSLRKKVSVRDEKERKVMKLIERSYSKLPFCERWVVNETRARVNDVLLRLARKGALTPYPPLVEASGRLVVQYEDTVLVTSEGPINLTGGF, from the coding sequence TTGAGGGAGGAGGAAGTGGAGATCCTGATAAGGTTAGGCGAGGTTCACTCCTCCATACTGGAGGGCCTACTCACTAAGGTGAGGGAGGGAACGAAGCTGATTGACATAGCTGAGGAGTCAGAGAGCAAGATAAGGGAGGAAGGCTACGAACCGGCTTTTCCAACTAACATATCTTTAAATCAAACGGCAGCCCATTATACGCCCTTTCCCGGTGATGAGGGCACCGTAACGAGCGGTTCAATTGTGAAACTTGATATGGGATCTCACAGGAACGGCTTGATAGTGGATGCGGCTAGGACGGTCGCGCTCGATGATAGGTATGAGGAGATGGTCGATGTCGCGAGGGAGGCCGTGATGAGATCGCTCAGCAAGATCCTCCCCGGGAGTAAGCTGATAGAGGTAAGTGAAGTCATATACGAGACCATAGTGTCCTCAGGTTACAAACCGATAAGCAACCTCACTGGACACAAGATAGAGGTTTACAAGCTCCATGCTGGTGTGGACGTTCCTAATGTCCCAGTCAGAGGTAATTATAGGATAAGAGAGGGGGATATCTTCGCTATAGAACCTTTCGTAACACTACCCGACTCCAAGGCTTATGTCGTACCATTGGAAGAGCCCCTGATATTCTCCTTAAGGAAGAAGGTGAGCGTAAGGGACGAGAAGGAGAGGAAGGTAATGAAGCTAATAGAGAGGAGCTATAGTAAGCTTCCGTTCTGCGAGAGATGGGTCGTCAATGAGACGAGAGCGAGGGTGAATGACGTCTTGCTACGCTTAGCTAGGAAAGGGGCATTGACACCCTATCCACCGCTCGTGGAGGCATCAGGCAGACTTGTCGTTCAGTACGAGGATACGGTGCTAGTCACTTCCGAGGGTCCGATTAACCTAACAGGAGGGTTTTAA
- a CDS encoding L-threonylcarbamoyladenylate synthase, with protein sequence MRRIYLRERKKEEFVHEVIEVLRGGGLIIYPTDTVYGLGADAEKEDAIRKVYEVKGRPEEKRLTIAVSDMDMAERYAIVDDIARELMGRFLPGKVTFILRKTPRVPRLLNPTAIGIRIPNLPIVLEIIRDFGRAITATSANLSGRPPKLDPDEAANEIRADLLLDYGVLPQSKPSTVVDLTRGEPVLVREGDVPFEIIVREYRRIRRSSH encoded by the coding sequence ATGAGGAGAATCTACCTGAGAGAACGAAAGAAGGAGGAGTTCGTTCACGAGGTGATTGAAGTGCTGAGAGGAGGAGGCCTTATTATCTACCCTACAGATACGGTTTACGGTCTAGGGGCCGATGCTGAGAAAGAGGATGCTATAAGGAAGGTATATGAAGTGAAGGGAAGGCCGGAGGAGAAGAGACTCACCATAGCGGTGAGTGATATGGATATGGCTGAGAGGTACGCTATAGTCGATGATATCGCCAGGGAACTCATGGGGAGGTTCTTGCCGGGGAAGGTCACCTTCATACTGAGGAAGACCCCAAGGGTCCCGCGCTTATTGAACCCCACGGCCATAGGGATCAGGATCCCGAACTTACCCATCGTGCTAGAGATAATAAGGGACTTCGGAAGGGCGATAACAGCTACTAGTGCTAACTTATCAGGGAGACCTCCTAAACTAGATCCGGATGAAGCTGCCAACGAGATCAGAGCTGATTTGCTTCTTGACTATGGTGTCCTACCGCAGAGCAAGCCATCAACTGTAGTCGATTTAACTAGGGGAGAGCCCGTACTAGTCAGGGAGGGGGATGTGCCATTCGAGATCATAGTGAGGGAGTACCGGAGGATAAGGAGGTCATCTCATTAG
- the kae1 gene encoding KEOPS complex N(6)-L-threonylcarbamoyladenine synthase Kae1 — translation MGIVDSRGKVLSNNWRTYSSGSGGMRPHDLAEHHSSIALEVLEEALSSAGVTLKDISVIGYSRGPGIGQSLLVGAFIARSLSLKLNKPLIGVNHPIAHVEIGRMVTGSKDPVVLYVSGGNTQVISHNGRRYVVLGETLDIGLGNAQDRLGRELGLPFPPGPLMDSIEGNWIELPYTVKGMDLSFSGLLTEALRKLRAGFKKEDVIWSFMEVAFSMTVEVAERALALTGKDDLLLVGGVAASPRFREKVRKMCEERGASLKVPPPDLARDNGAMIAWTALLCHLHRIVPPEDLSRSHILPEWRVDDLIWPLI, via the coding sequence GTGGGAATCGTTGATTCCAGAGGGAAGGTGCTCTCGAACAACTGGCGCACTTACTCCTCAGGGAGCGGAGGGATGAGGCCACATGACTTAGCTGAGCATCACTCGAGCATCGCATTAGAAGTATTAGAGGAAGCTCTATCATCAGCTGGAGTAACTCTTAAGGATATCTCAGTGATAGGGTATTCTAGAGGTCCTGGAATCGGGCAATCTCTTTTAGTTGGAGCTTTCATCGCCAGATCTCTCTCCTTAAAGCTCAATAAGCCGCTAATCGGAGTGAACCACCCGATAGCTCACGTGGAGATAGGCAGGATGGTCACGGGTTCCAAGGACCCTGTGGTTCTCTACGTCTCCGGGGGGAACACGCAAGTGATCTCTCACAACGGAAGGAGGTACGTTGTTCTTGGAGAGACCCTCGATATAGGGCTCGGTAATGCTCAGGATCGGCTGGGTAGGGAGTTAGGACTGCCCTTCCCACCCGGTCCCCTAATGGATTCCATCGAGGGAAACTGGATCGAGTTACCGTACACAGTGAAGGGGATGGATCTCTCCTTCAGTGGGTTACTCACAGAGGCGCTGAGGAAGCTAAGAGCAGGATTTAAGAAGGAGGATGTCATATGGAGCTTCATGGAAGTTGCTTTCTCGATGACCGTTGAGGTCGCTGAGAGGGCTCTAGCGCTCACCGGAAAGGATGATCTTTTGCTAGTCGGCGGGGTCGCCGCATCCCCTAGGTTCAGGGAGAAGGTGAGGAAGATGTGCGAGGAGAGAGGTGCCTCCTTGAAGGTACCACCGCCTGACCTAGCCAGGGATAACGGAGCCATGATAGCTTGGACAGCCCTCCTCTGCCACTTGCATAGGATAGTCCCACCTGAGGATCTCTCGAGGTCCCATATACTCCCCGAATGGAGGGTAGATGATTTGATCTGGCCGTTGATCTGA
- a CDS encoding cytidylate kinase family protein: protein MRGKRFSVCLSGLTGSGKSTLAKRLAEKYGLERVSGGEMLKEILAGRESLKDQGWWERDQAHEALERRLEDPRYDLEVDRRLMELAREGGYVLDSWTIAYLLDCDSCIKIFLKADFEVRASRVANRDKISIEEAKNKIKIKEERTYEIYKRLYGFELGKDLTPFHLVVDTTKMSSEEVFYLISTYIDILLSKT, encoded by the coding sequence ATGAGGGGTAAGAGGTTTAGTGTATGTCTCTCAGGATTAACCGGAAGCGGGAAGAGCACGCTAGCCAAGAGGCTAGCTGAGAAGTACGGGTTAGAGAGAGTATCGGGAGGAGAGATGCTTAAGGAGATTCTCGCTGGAAGAGAGAGCTTAAAGGATCAGGGGTGGTGGGAGAGAGATCAAGCTCATGAAGCATTAGAACGCAGATTGGAGGATCCTAGGTATGATCTAGAGGTGGATAGGAGGCTAATGGAACTAGCAAGGGAGGGAGGATACGTCCTGGATTCTTGGACTATCGCTTACTTACTAGATTGTGACTCCTGTATAAAGATATTCCTCAAAGCGGATTTCGAAGTGAGAGCTTCTAGAGTAGCTAATAGGGACAAGATAAGCATAGAAGAAGCTAAGAATAAGATAAAGATCAAGGAGGAGAGGACTTATGAGATATACAAGAGGCTCTACGGTTTCGAGTTAGGTAAGGACCTCACACCCTTTCACTTAGTGGTGGATACAACTAAAATGAGTTCTGAGGAAGTATTTTACCTAATAAGCACTTATATAGATATATTACTGAGTAAAACTTAA
- a CDS encoding MoxR family ATPase → MTGLQKEVEEIRRRFKIVGRREELLKMLIAVRSSKHILLEGPVGVGKTLLARALAEYLCRDFVRVDGDERLDENKLLGHWDPPTVLRMGYVEEAFIPGPLTKAALSGSILFINELNRLPESAQNALLPAMDEGIIQIPHLGTLRAKEGFLIIATQNPEEDIGVYRLSEALKDRFVLVKLGYPSREEEIEIVKTHVPEADDKIAEVSVDIVRKTREHPHIVRGCSIRSSIDLAKITSLIDGGDEKWYTSALMTLPQRIETSDSSIDKESLVRELVRSVLNGLKLGFPTQRDLQRSR, encoded by the coding sequence ATGACAGGACTGCAGAAGGAAGTTGAGGAGATAAGAAGACGCTTCAAGATAGTCGGAAGGAGAGAAGAGCTGCTGAAGATGTTAATAGCTGTGAGAAGCTCTAAGCACATTTTGTTAGAAGGACCCGTCGGTGTAGGTAAGACTCTGCTCGCGAGGGCCCTCGCTGAGTATCTATGCAGGGATTTCGTGAGAGTCGATGGGGATGAGAGGTTGGATGAGAACAAGCTCCTAGGACATTGGGATCCACCGACGGTCCTCAGGATGGGGTACGTTGAGGAGGCGTTCATCCCAGGACCTCTCACTAAAGCCGCGTTGTCAGGTTCCATCCTCTTCATAAACGAATTGAACAGGCTTCCTGAATCCGCTCAGAATGCATTGCTACCAGCTATGGACGAGGGTATAATACAGATCCCGCACCTCGGTACGCTGAGGGCTAAGGAGGGATTCCTTATAATAGCCACGCAGAACCCAGAGGAGGACATCGGAGTTTACAGGCTGTCAGAAGCATTAAAGGACAGGTTCGTCCTGGTGAAGCTCGGATATCCGAGTAGAGAGGAGGAGATCGAGATAGTCAAAACGCATGTCCCCGAGGCAGATGATAAGATCGCTGAGGTGAGTGTCGATATAGTCAGGAAGACCAGAGAACACCCGCACATAGTGAGAGGATGCTCCATCCGGTCCTCAATAGACTTAGCCAAGATAACTAGTTTGATTGACGGTGGGGATGAGAAGTGGTACACTTCAGCGTTGATGACACTACCTCAGAGGATCGAGACAAGCGACTCCAGTATCGATAAGGAGAGCCTCGTAAGAGAACTCGTCAGATCCGTTCTAAACGGACTTAAGCTGGGTTTTCCTACCCAGAGGGACCTTCAAAGGTCCCGATGA